One Vicia villosa cultivar HV-30 ecotype Madison, WI linkage group LG5, Vvil1.0, whole genome shotgun sequence genomic window, GGTATGCTGCTGAGCTTCAAAGAGTAAATGCTGGGAACACAGTGAAGATTAACATTGATAGACCAATCCCAACCATTCAGCCAAGGTttggttcattttatttttgttttgatgggTGTAAAAGAGGATTCATAAATGGTTGCAGACCATTTATTGGGGTGGATGGGTGCCATTTGAAGACCAAATATGGAGGGCAATTGCTGATAGCTGTTGGCAGAGACCCCAATGACCAGTATTTTCCATTGGCTTTTGGTGTTGTGGAAACAGAAACAAAGGAAAGATGGAAATGGTTCCTTCAGTTGCTAATGGAAGATGTTGGTGTGGATAATAGATATGTGTTTATTTCAGATCAGCAAAAGGTTAGTATGAACtttataaatatttaactttGTAATATTTTGTAGTTTTGTAAAGTAACTGAGCATACACTTTGGTTGACAGGGTTTGGTAGCTGTTTTCGAGGAGATGTCAGAAAGAATTGAGCATAGACTTTGTTTAAGGCATCTTTATGCAAACTTCAAGAAGAAGTTTGGAGGAGGTGCATTGATTAGAGACATCATGATGGGAGCAGCCAAGGCTACTTACCAACAAGGATGGCAGCAAAAGATTAATGAACTTAAGGGAGTAGATCCAAAGGCTTGGGCATGGTTAATGGGAGTGCCTACAAAAAgttggtgtaagcatgcttttaGTTTTTACTCTAAGTGTGATGTACTAATGAATAACATTGCTGAGTCTTTCAATGCAACCATCTTAGTAGCTAGAGACAAACCCATTCTAACCATGTGTGAATGGATTAGAAAATACTTGATGAATAGGTGTAGTAACTCTGCATTGAAACTTGAGAAATGGCCACACACTATCATGCCAATACCTAGGAAAAGATTGGACACTGAAGTGGCTATGAGTGGGCATTGGTTACCTACTTGGGCCATGGATGAAAAATTTCAAGTCACACACTCCTATAACAAACAACAGTTTATTGTAGATATTACTAGAAAGTCCTGTACTTGTAACTTTTGGGAGTTAGTGGGCATACCATGTAGGCATGCAGTTGCAGCACTAAGCTTTAGACAACAAAATCCAGAACTGTTTGTAGATGAATGCTACTCTAGGGATAAATATGCACAATGTTATGGTTTTGCTGTGAGCCCTATCAATGGTCAGGAAATGTGGCCTGAGGTTGAGACTGAGGATCTTTTACCCCCCAACTACAAGAAAGGTCCAGGAAGACCTAGGAAACTGAGGATTAGAGAAACAGGTGAGGAAGGGGCTAGAAGAAGATTGCCTGGTGTAGCATATAGATGCACTAAATGTGATAAGGTTGGGCACAACGTGAAATCATGCAAGAGCAAGGAACAACATCCTAATGCTTTGAAGAGAAAGGTAATGGTCATCCTAATGTTTACTGTGATTTGTATGCTTATAATTCTGATGCTTATTGTAGCTTATTGTTTGTATTGTAGCAGAAGAAGCTTAGGTCTGGTGTAAGTGCAGGTGAAACAAGTGCCCCTGTTGATGGACCAAGTCAAACTGAGGCAAAATCTGGTATAAGTGCAGCTGAAATAGGTGCCCTTGATGATGTCCCAAGTCAAACTGAACTTGCAACACAGACTGCCCCAAGTCATTCTGAACCTGGTGTAAGTGCAGCAGAAACAGGTGCCCTTGATGATGTCCCAAGTCAATCTAAACTTGCAACACATACTGCCTCTACTGCTGATGTATTTGGAGACATCACTGATGAGATGCTTGCAAGTATACCAGACATCAGTCAAGATGTCCAAACAAGCTCTGCCAAAAGTGTACCAAACAAAATCAGCAAGGGCAAACAGAAAGTCAAGCAGGAATCCATCCCAAAGAGAAAGAGGCAAAGTGAGAGGATCAAACTTTTCTGGTTTAAAAAACCAATCATTGGTCGAGGTGCAGAGGATCAACCAATAACTTTaagtgaagaagaagattgcAATGAAGCTCAAGGTGCAAGAAAGGTTGCTAAGAAGGCTAAGAAGAAGTCTGTCAATGATCTCTAGTCTATTTATGCTCTTTAGGCTAAGAAGAAGAATGTTATTTGTAACTTGTTATTTTGGTTCACTATTTTGGTACTCTTGTTTTGAATTGCACACTTTTGGTGCTTTGTTTTGAATTGCACACTTTTGGTGCTTTGGTTTGTAATGACAGGATCTACCTTTTGGTACAATATTATGTAATGACAATTGCACACTTTTGGTGCACTAAATCAAACAGCTTAACAGCTTAACAAGAGTCATCAAATTATTCAACCAATTTGGAATGAACATAAATCAACAATTTCATTCATAACATTGTAGCTAATCTCATACATCAATTGTTTGACAGTTACATAAAACTTCAACATAAGATAAATTTGACCATTACATTAAGTTGTACATAAATGCAAACAACAGCCAAGATAAAACAAGAGCAATCTTCAGCTTAACAGAAGTCTTCCTCTCTTCTTCAACCTTCAACTTGGCCTTCGATAATTTCTTCAAAACTGTTTGTAACTTCTTTTCCGTTTTGGCACAGATTTTACAGTCCCATTGAATATTACCATTCCATTTTAGTGAGTCTCCATATTCATCATCCCATATAAACAATTCGCAGCTATTCTCATTCTGCATAAAGACAAAGGAAACAGGTATAAACAACCCAAAACCTACTGATTATAAACATTGGAGAGAAGAAAGAAACATGTTCAACAATGCTAGAAATTCAAACTCAAACTTACCCCAGCATTGCGACACTTCCAGAACTTGCGATTTAGGTTTCTAGCTGTCGACGAAACCCACATCTTCATAGCTAGGTCACAGCCGCATCTGGGGGGACCCGAAAATGTATTGCTTGTGTTGCTTCCAATCGATTTCCTAGACGACATACTCCTTGCAGCTGGGACGATGATTGGTTGAGGAAGAACAGGACAGATGAAGTAGATGAAGTAGAACAACGATGAACAATGGAGAGCACAATTTTGGGAATGAATCTGAAACCTAATTTTCCAATTACCAACAATATATAATTCATTTCCATGTCAGCAAATAATTAAATGCCAACAGGGATAATACCTAGCCAACTCAGCGTCACATGCGTGTAGGGGTTAGTGAGTTTGTAATCTGGGTTTTATAAGGGGGcatcctttaaaaaaaatttaatagggggcaaactcaaaactcgcctatatggcaggggggtgaaGGTTATTTatccctaataataataataataataataatagtaataatagtaatagtaataataataataataacaataacaataacaataacaataacaataacaataacaataacaataacaataacaataacaataacaataacaatacaataacaataataataataataataataataataataataataataataataataataataataataataataataataataataataataataataataataataataataataataataataataataataataataataataataataataataataaatttctgTAGCGATTTCCGGCACAAGTGAACGATTTCCGGCGTGCAATCTAGGGTTCCAATTTTCAGCCTCCATCTGTGTGGTGTCATCTCCGGTCAGGTTTAAAGTCCTAGCCTTCGGGTTTAGGGACCAACCGGGGGGAAACGCTGCAGTGGGTGTAGGATTACTTCATCTTTGGAAATGACGCGGGGTAGAGGAAGGCCAAAGAAGACGGTTTCACCTTCTCCGACGACTCCCCTGAACTCAACGATAAAAACGGATGTGAGTAAAGCTTCAGAAAGTTTGAAGGTAACTATGGAAGGGGAAGTAGAagaggaatctgaagaagaaacaATTGCCCAAATCCTGGTTCAAAACCCTACACTAACACATCCTGAGGGTGAAGGAGAGGCAAAAAAACTGTGGGTAGATGTGATAAGTGGAAATAGGTTACCAACAAATGGGCTTACTATCCAATTTAATGCTCCCAAAATCATCGAGGGAGAAATGGAAGTTGAGATAGAGGAAGAGGACGTGGAATCAGAACTGCGATTCTGGGATTCAACATTGATTATGTATGCGTTGGGAAAGAACTTAAGCATGAACGCGGTGAAAAATTATATGATTAAATTCTGGAATTCTGTCACCCTTCCAAGCATCTATTACCATGAGGATGGATACTTTCTACTGAAATTCCAGACTACACAGGATCGGGACCAAATTCAGATGAAAGGGCCTTACTCAATACATGGGGCTCCCATGGTATTGAGGGAATGGAACCAGGAGTTTGATTTCAAACGGGATATGATAAGAACACTGCCAATATGGGTAAAGCTCCCAAACCTACCGCTCCATCTTTGGGGGGCTAAGAGTCTTGGTAAGATAGGGAGTGTGGTAGGAACACCTGTATGCACTGATGAATGTACGGCCAACAAACTCCGTGTCTCCTATGCTCGGATATTAGTCGAGATAGATATCACCACTAAGCAGAAGGATAGCATAACTATCAGGGATACAGATGGAAGAAAGATCAGTCAGCCAATAGAGTACGAATGGAAGCCGAAATATTGTGAAACTTGCAAGAAAACTGGGCACTCTTGTGCagaggagaagagcaaagtgaTCAAACAATGGCAGCCACGGAAAGAACCTACAAAACCCCCTGTGAAAACCCCTGTTATGAGTGGAAAAGTGGATGAACCTTCTACCTCTCAAACATGGACCCAAGTCAGCATGGGTAAAAATGGTAAGAAGCCTCAAAACATCTCTGTAATGAATGAAGGTGACATACTAATTTCAAATGACTTTGATTCACTCCAGTTTGTGAATGAATTGGGAGTGAACTATGACCTTCCAATATGATAGTTTCTTGGAATGTAAGAGGAATGAATAATCTAGGGAAATGCAGAGAGGTCAATTCCCGCCTTATGAAGCTGCATCCTAATATAGCTATCTTACTTGAAACCAGAATCAAGATGAATAAAGTAGATAATATAAGGCGTCATCTAGGTACTCGTTGGTCTTATTTAGACAATTACCTTAACCATCCGAATGGCCGAATTTGGTTGCTCTTTGATGAGACTAAACTTAAAGTGAAAAGGCATCATAGCTCTGATCAGTTCCTTCATGTAGGAGTGTATGATTTGGCAGGCTCTCTTAAATACTGGTGCACTTGTATATATGCTTGGAATACCCTCAATGACAGAAGAAAACTCTGGCAAGAGATTGGCAAACTTCAGCTTCCCCCAAGTGATCCGTGGATGTTAATGGGTGATTTTAACAATGTTTTGCGTCCTACGGATCGTGTTGGTGGAAGAGAGGTATCTGCTGCTGAGTATGAGGACTTAGTAGCCATGATGGATAACCTCAATTTGTTTGAAAAAGATAGCCAGGGGGATCATTTTACCTGGAACAATAAGCAGCCCCATGGGATGATATATTCTCGTATTGATAGAGTTCTTGGTAACATCCAATGGCAACAGCACAACATTGATACTACTTTGTACGTTATGGAGCCGGGAATTTCAGACCACTCCTTATTGTGTCTCAAAGATAACATTCCTATCAGTCCAGTTAGAAGGCAGTTTCAGTTCCCAAATGTGGTTACTCAAACTGATGGTTTCCTTGCTGAGGTGAAGGCTAACTGGGACTTACCTATGGAGGGTGGGGCAATGTATAAGGTTTGGAGAAAACTACAACGCCTACAGCCTATTATCAGGAAACTTAGCAAACCATTTAAAGGTATCAAAGCTCAAATTGAGGAAGCCCAGACTAACTTACAGAGTGCACAAAAGGAGCTACAATTGGACAGGATGAATGGTGCAAAGGTTGAGAAAGTAAAGCAACTTACCGCGGAAGTGATTAATTTGAACAAAATTGAGGAACAACTCCTTGCCCAGAGAGCAAAAATTAGCTGGATCAGATTAGGTGATGGGAATAACAGGTTTTTCCATGCCACTCTTAAAGGAAAGCACAGACAAACTAGAATTCAATCTTTGCATACAGGGACAGGCGAGATTTTGACTGATCAGAATAGTATTAAAGAGGAAGTCCTTCATTTCTATAGCAAGCTTGTAGGCTCTCCTGCATGTGACATGACTGGCATTGATGTTGAAGCAATGAGACGAGGTCCTCAGCTTAACAGAGATCAAATGGATCAGTTGACAATGCAGATAACAGATGAGGAAATATACCAAGGATTAAAGACCATGAATGATCAAACAGCCCCTGGTGGAGATGGCTATAATGCCAAATTTTACAAGGAGACTTGGGATATTATAAAGGCTGATGTGTGCATGGCTGTTCGTGAATTCTTTGAAAAGGAGAAGATGTACAAGGCAGTGAACAGCACCATTGTTACAATTATTCCAAAGAAGAGCAATGCCTCCAAAATCCAAGAATATAGGCCAATCTCTTGCTGCACCATTTTATACAAGCTCATTGCCAAAGTCATGACATCTAGATTGGGAAAAGTAATAGGCTCCATTGTTCACCAAAGCCAGACAGCTTTTATCCCCGGAAATCATATTCAAGATAATATTTTACTAGCTTTTGAATTGATTAATGGTTATAGCAGAAAGAGTGGTCCCCCGAGATGTATGATCCAAATGGACCTCCAAAAAGCTTACGATTCTATCGATTGGAATGCCCTGGAGGTAATTCTGAGAGAGATGAATTTTCCTCATAGATACATTAGATGGGTAATGCTGGCTGTCACGACTGTATCGTATAGATATAAAGTGAATGGTGATCTGACTGAGTTCCTTGTGGCTAAGAGAGGTCTCAGGCAAGGAGACCCTCTCTCCCCTATGCTATTTGTTCTGGTTATGGATTACCTGTACCGTGTGCTGCAGAAAATGAAGGATAATCCAAACTTCAAATATCACTCCAAATGTAAGAAGTTGGGCATTGTCAACCTCAGCTTTGCTGACGATTTACTCCTGTTTGCCAATGCTGATACCACATCTGTCAGACTATTGATGCACACTTTCAATAAATTCTCTTCCTCTACAGGTCTAGCTGCCAATCCTCAAAAATGTATGATTTTCTATGGCAATGTGGATCAAAATACAAAGAACATGTTATCCCAAATAACTAATTTCAGGGAGGGAGCTCTACCTTTTAGGTACCTGGGCATACCTCTTTCGAGCAAAAAGTTATCTGTTACCAATTGCTTAGTGCTGGTTGAAAGAATAACTGGAAAAATTCGGCACTGGACGAATAACCTGCTAAGCTTTGCTGGGAGGCTACAACTTGTGAAAAGCGTCCTGTTTGCAATCACCAACTATTGGTTCCAATGTGTTCCCTTGCCGATGAAAGTGATACACACTGCTGAAGCTGTATGTCGATCTTTCCTGTGGTCAAGCAGTGATAAGATAACAAGAAAATCTCCGGTCTCCTGGGAGCAAACATGTCGGCCAAAGAAAGTGGGGGGACTGAACATTATTGACCTCAAGATTTGGAGGAAAGTTAGTCTTCTGAAAATGCTCTGGAATCTTAGCGGCAAATCTGATAGCCTATGGATAAAATGGGTGCATTgcttttatataaaaaacaagAACATTATGAATGTCCCTATTAAAGCTTCATGGTCCTGGATTTTAAAAGCTATACTAAATCAAAGGCAAACAGGGATGGCTCTCCCTTGTTAGGACAAAATGATGCAGCTGAGCAAATTTAAGAACCGAGAAATGTATCATGCTCTTCTGCCTGCTCAACCTGCGGTACAATGGCAGAGATTAGGTTTCAAAAACATTGCTAGACCAAAAGCTCAGTTTATTATGTGGGTCGCTTGCAATAACAAACTCCCTTGCAAAGAAAGACTCCATCGGTTTGGCTTACTAAGTACCAGCAAATGCACATTCTGCAATGCTATTGAAACACTGAATCACTTGATGTTTGAATGCCCAGTTACTTATGTGATTTGGGAATTTGTGCTTAATTGGTTGCAACAGGGCCACTCACCTCTTAGATGGGAAGAGGAAATTAAATGGGTGATGGAGAAATGCAAAGGAAAAGGTAGCAAAGCAACAATCCTCAAATGTGCATTTACTGAAACTATATATGAAACATGGATATTCCGGAACAGGTGCTGTTTTGGGAGATCAAAGGAGAGTGACAATGTTAACATTGGTCCGAGTATTATTGATTATATTGTCTATAGGAGCTGGCCGAATCATAAACTTAGGAAGTATGTTGCTAAGTTAATGATGTAAAAGTTAGTTGCTGAGCGGCGGGATCTCGTGATCGCCTTGTTCTTCATTGTTTTTGGGTTGAATAAAGTATcttcatttccaaaaaaaaaataaaaaaaaaataataataataataataataataataataataataataataataataataataataataataataataataataataataataataataataataataataataataataataataataataataataataataataataataataataataataataataataataataataataataataataataataataataataataataataataataataataataataataataataataataataatggtgaGCCCAAATCGTAATTCCAAAAAATAAAGCCCAATAAAATAGTTAAGTCCAATATCCAGTTCTTCTCTAACCTAGATATAAATATGTTTTATGGGATCTCTGTCTCCAAACCAGATTGTTTTTATCAGATATACCAACAGTTTTGACAAGCGATTATCACCCCCTGCCTCCGAACCAGATAGGTTTTTTTTACCAGTTCTACAGCAACTAAATTGTGCAAATCGAAATCAGACTTCATCCAATGCCGACTCGGAGGCATATCACAATTCCTCCTTGGGCCCAACTTCATCAGGATGTCCTTGACGTCATTTCCCAAAAACTTGATTTTGACGACCTCTTTCAATTTTCTCGTGTTTGCAAAGATTGGAGAGTTTTTTATAAAACAATAGATAAATCAAAATTCTTGACATCCCAAGAACCACTACTTGTTGAGTTTTTTCAACATCCTGTTAAGATACCGTATTCCTTTACCAGCCTACCCACTCAAAAAGTTTAtcctttgaagaagatgatgaccaACATGTTGAGTTATTCCAATAACAACTTCCCTATCTATGTTACCTATTCTAGTGGGTATTTCATTCTTATTGATGATAATTCTTCATTCCTGCTCATCAACCCATTCACACGAATACAGAAGAAGGTAATCTGTACATCCGCCTTTTTTGAATTTAGTCCCTCATATGAACATACATACCGTGCATTACTTGCTTTTGACAAATCCTCTGAGGAggattttgttttattatttttattcattgATTGTAACTCTTTGCATGTCTATCAATCTCGAAATAATGGTTGGGTTACATATTGCGACGAGGAGGATGACGATGCCGTTGTTGACTTTGTGGCTTTGAACAATATAATATATGTTGTTACTGAGGAAGCCAAGATAGGGGTACTCTGTTTGGATAAACCAAAAATTGAATATCTACCAATGGTGAATTCTCCTGACATAGATGCTAACTTATCATTCTTTAACTTGGTTAAATGTGGTCAACAACTTTTACTGGTTCGATTAAATCCAAGTCTCAGCCCTGCTATTACACGCGGTGCCCCTCCGCCAGAGAGAAAAGCTTACAAGATAGACTTCTCAACCATGACTTATGTTGAACTTGAAACCTTGGGGGACATTGCATTATTTTATGTTTCCTGTAGAACCTGTAAGGCATTGATCAACCCAAACAAATGGGGTTATGAGAGCAACTCTGTGTATGAAGTCTACAATTCTATCCGTATCAATAATCCCTTTGTTACTGTTTATAATTGGGATAAAAAATCAGAGAAATACATTGAGCCTCCTAATCCTAGAACAAAGGGCAGTTTCTATGATTGGTGTTTTAGACATCCTGACATATGAAGTAGATTGTGTAGATTGTTCTCTCTTTGAGTAAACTTTGTTCACCATGTTACTCTCTATTTATTTATCAATCAAGTGTATTTTGgatcatttttcataattttggTTCACCATGTTACTCTCTATTTATTTATCAAGTGTATTTTGgatcatttttcataattttggTTCACCATGTTACTCTCTATTTATTTATCAAGTGTATTTTGgatcatttttcataattttggTTCATTTTGTATCAAGTCACAGGAAAAATTGGAGAAATACATTTCACCTTTCTTTTTCTCCAATTTTATtaactttattgtttttatttgatttaattagagtttcggttattttaaatttaaacaattttgatCCTTATTTTAGATTTTAACAATTTTGGTTACCTTCTTTCTTTTCcactcaaaattatttaaaataggaggaccaaattgtgttaatttaaaatataaggactactgtaatttagcctttttattttgtattcatgattataaaattaatttttatttgattggaataaataattaaatctattgttattttcaatttattcattttaaatgtgTTGAATAttatgaaatgatttttttattttttttattttcataattaagCTTTTAAAAATTATGTAATATGATATAATTTGTTAAATTCGTTGAGTTATCCACTTTAACTCctgtaataaaataattaatttcctttCAAATTGCTCTTTATTTTCTAACAGAAACTTTTTAATCTTTTTTCTTCTATGAATAAAATCCTTAAAATAAAATGTGTCTAATCCtaccatttttttaaagaaacgGATATACATTCCACTATCTCTTATCACCGATTTTAATGATATGTTGTTATTAAAAATGAAGATATACAAAAAAAATCGCGTTTTCTCTTCTCTCACGTTCTAACTTCCAGCATTCCATCATCTTCTTTATTGTAGTACTATTTTTTTCAATACACACTCTCTTTGGTTAAATGCTTAGAGATTCCTAGGATTCCTTTTTCTCTTCATCCATCTCTACATATTAATCTTTCACCTCTATCAGTCATTATCGTATTACCGCAGGTAGATATCGTCATTTCGTCGTTGTCGCAGAATTTCACTATTTCACCTCCCTTATCATTTCGTCGTTGTCGCAGAATTTCACTATTTCACCTCCCTTATCATTTCGTCGTTGTCGCAAAATTTCACTatttcacctcctttatctttcTTACTATTTTGTTGAAGGTATGTTATTAGTATACTTTATGCACACAAAAATTACTTCATTcagtttttttgttgttattagtCAATCTACTTTGTTATTACATGAACAAATTGTAATGTGAAATTTTTTCTACTATAATTTTGCAtttctttttagttttatgttGTTATTACATTTACGTTGTTATTATTTTAGGCAAATGTGATTTTGCAATTCTTTTTAATCTTCAACTATGATTGCTCATCTTTACTGTAAGTTTAGTTATGTTGATATTATTTCATgaacttttcttattttattatgcTTATTCTAATCTTATTGTTTTATAAACATCATACcaatatttttttccaaaaaatatgaaTACATCGTCAATTTCAAATTGTGTTGATAAATGGGTGAACAATATTCATGAACAAAGTATGGAACAAAGTCAAGAAAGTATTGGCAAAACTAAACCTCACTTAGGAATGGAGTTTCTATCTGAAGCAGAGGCTTATGAACTTTATAATAAATATAGTAAAAGATTTGGGTTTGGTATTCGCCGAGAATATTCAAATAAAAGTCGAATAGATGGAGTTTTGACTTCAAGAAGATTCACATGCTTTAAAGAGGATGCACGAGTTATTGACAAAAGACGCAACCCAACGAGAGAACCTAGAGTAGAAATCAGAACGGGATGCGTAGCACGTATGGTTATTTCACTTGATCGGGAGATTGAGAAATATAAAGTTGTTAACTTTGTAGCTCAACTTAACCACCCTCTTTTGCCGCCATAGTATGTTCATATGATTCACTCTCATTGACATATATCTGAGGCACAAGCATCACAAACTGTCTTGGGAGAAGAATCTGAATTGAGACCAAAAGATTTGCATGAATATATATATCCGAGCAATCTGGTGGAATAGAGACAGTTGGTTTTACCAGACAAGACCTGAAGAATTTGCTTAAAACCAAAAGG contains:
- the LOC131606177 gene encoding uncharacterized protein LOC131606177; the protein is MPTRRHITIPPWAQLHQDVLDVISQKLDFDDLFQFSRVCKDWRVFYKTIDKSKFLTSQEPLLVEFFQHPVKIPYSFTSLPTQKVYPLKKMMTNMLSYSNNNFPIYVTYSSGYFILIDDNSSFLLINPFTRIQKKVICTSAFFEFSPSYEHTYRALLAFDKSSEEDFVLLFLFIDCNSLHVYQSRNNGWVTYCDEEDDDAVVDFVALNNIIYVVTEEAKIGVLCLDKPKIEYLPMVNSPDIDANLSFFNLVKCGQQLLLVRLNPSLSPAITRGAPPPERKAYKIDFSTMTYVELETLGDIALFYVSCRTCKALINPNKWGYESNSVYEVYNSIRINNPFVTVYNWDKKSEKYIEPPNPRTKGSFYDWCFRHPDI